A section of the Chryseobacterium ginsenosidimutans genome encodes:
- a CDS encoding DUF3817 domain-containing protein, whose protein sequence is MHFIEKFFSKYPQEKVIRWFKQICLAEAVSWFFLFTAMTWIRTDPEGVLPIVYISTIGSIHGLFFTLYLLFLPATRKIYTWDDEDSVFALIAAFFPFATIWIDKKLARFDRE, encoded by the coding sequence ATGCATTTTATCGAAAAATTTTTCTCAAAATATCCTCAGGAAAAAGTCATCAGATGGTTTAAGCAAATTTGTTTGGCAGAAGCTGTTTCGTGGTTTTTTTTATTCACAGCAATGACTTGGATACGCACTGATCCTGAAGGAGTTCTTCCAATTGTGTATATTAGCACCATTGGCAGTATTCACGGATTATTTTTTACACTTTATCTGCTATTCTTGCCTGCTACAAGAAAGATATATACTTGGGATGATGAAGACAGTGTCTTCGCTTTAATTGCCGCATTTTTCCCTTTTGCCACCATTTGGATAGATAAAAAACTTGCCCGTTTCGACAGAGAATAA
- the nadD gene encoding nicotinate (nicotinamide) nucleotide adenylyltransferase has protein sequence MKKIGLFFGSFNPIHIGHLILANYILENSDMDELWFVVSPQNPFKDKKSLLKDHNRLDMVQLAVKNYPKMRASNVEFSLPQPSYTIDTLTYLHEKYSDHSFSLIMGEDNLDNLHKWKNSETLIKNHHIIIYPRVFDGEKKDSEYLQHENISFIKAPVIELSATEIRNMIKTGKNVRPMLPPEVFDYLDGSSFYK, from the coding sequence ATGAAAAAAATCGGTCTTTTTTTCGGCTCATTCAACCCTATTCATATTGGTCATTTGATTCTTGCCAATTATATTCTGGAGAATTCTGATATGGATGAACTTTGGTTTGTGGTAAGTCCTCAAAATCCTTTTAAAGATAAAAAATCTTTATTGAAGGACCATAACCGACTGGATATGGTACAGCTTGCCGTGAAAAATTATCCAAAAATGCGGGCTTCAAATGTAGAGTTTTCTCTTCCACAACCAAGTTACACTATTGATACCTTGACTTATCTTCACGAAAAATACTCCGATCATTCTTTTAGTTTAATCATGGGAGAAGATAATCTCGACAATCTCCATAAATGGAAAAATTCTGAAACTTTAATTAAAAATCATCATATTATCATTTATCCCAGAGTTTTTGATGGTGAAAAGAAAGACTCTGAATATCTTCAACACGAAAATATTTCTTTTATCAAGGCTCCTGTTATTGAACTTTCTGCAACGGAAATCCGGAACATGATTAAAACCGGAAAAAACGTACGACCAATGCTTCCTCCAGAGGTTTTTGATTATTTGGACGGAAGTAGTTTTTATAAGTAA
- the recJ gene encoding single-stranded-DNA-specific exonuclease RecJ yields the protein MSQKWIYKPEPDEEIVDGLSSSLGFGTFESKLLVLRGIDNYQKAREFFKPNVADIHSPFLMADMQKAVERVANAIENGEKIMVYGDYDVDGTTAVALMYLYLSKIVQKKYLDYYIPDRNSEGYGISTEGIDFAKQNGFSLIIALDCGIKALDMINYAKTLDIDFIICDHHLPGDEIPNAVAVLDPKRSDCRYPFKELSGCGVGFKLCQGLNTIYKLPEAELFELTDLLAISIAADIVSMTGENRVLAKMGLKILRKTRNLGLRLLIPDDKLSHFEISNIVFEIAPKINAAGRISHGKAAVELMVSDNLKHAHQIVSDIMDLNDERRELDMNSTMSALNQVIESQQETKFSTIVYHPEWNKGVIGIVASRLIETYYKPTLVFTDGNNGEMVASARSVSDFDVHEALDMCSEYFLKFGGHHAAAGLSMEKDKFEAFKEKFERIVSEKIKEHQKEPSINIDAEINIEDINREFINFHRKLAPFGPHNMKPILALTNQKLSGYIKTMGKDNNHLKFYVKQESTGRNIECVGFKLGQYADDFRTKSFDLAFTLEENHWKGNITHYLNIKDVKFRD from the coding sequence ATGAGTCAAAAATGGATTTACAAGCCCGAACCCGATGAAGAAATTGTGGATGGATTAAGTTCGTCACTTGGTTTTGGAACTTTCGAATCTAAACTCCTCGTTCTCAGAGGAATTGACAATTACCAAAAAGCGAGAGAATTTTTTAAACCCAATGTGGCTGACATTCATAGCCCGTTTTTAATGGCAGATATGCAAAAAGCTGTAGAGCGAGTTGCCAATGCGATTGAAAATGGAGAAAAAATAATGGTATACGGAGATTATGATGTCGACGGAACCACGGCAGTTGCATTAATGTACCTGTACCTCAGCAAAATTGTTCAGAAAAAATACTTGGATTATTATATTCCCGACAGAAATTCTGAAGGGTACGGAATCTCAACCGAAGGAATTGATTTCGCCAAGCAAAACGGATTTTCATTGATTATCGCTTTAGATTGTGGAATTAAAGCTTTGGACATGATTAATTATGCCAAAACTCTAGATATTGATTTCATTATTTGCGACCACCATTTACCTGGTGATGAAATTCCGAATGCAGTTGCCGTTCTTGATCCTAAAAGAAGTGATTGCAGATATCCATTCAAGGAACTTTCAGGTTGTGGAGTTGGTTTTAAGCTTTGTCAGGGCTTAAATACAATCTATAAACTTCCGGAAGCCGAATTATTTGAATTAACAGATCTTCTTGCCATTTCCATCGCTGCCGATATTGTTTCAATGACGGGAGAGAACAGGGTTTTGGCCAAAATGGGATTAAAAATATTAAGAAAAACGAGAAATTTAGGTTTAAGATTATTAATTCCTGATGATAAGCTTTCTCATTTTGAAATTTCAAATATTGTTTTTGAAATTGCTCCTAAAATCAATGCCGCAGGAAGGATTTCCCACGGAAAAGCCGCTGTTGAGCTCATGGTTTCTGATAATCTGAAACACGCGCATCAGATTGTAAGCGATATTATGGATCTTAACGACGAGAGACGAGAACTGGACATGAATTCTACCATGTCTGCTTTGAATCAAGTGATTGAATCTCAACAGGAAACAAAATTTTCAACCATCGTTTATCATCCTGAATGGAACAAAGGGGTGATCGGGATTGTTGCTTCAAGATTAATTGAAACATATTACAAGCCTACATTGGTTTTCACAGACGGAAATAATGGTGAAATGGTGGCTTCAGCAAGATCTGTATCAGATTTTGACGTTCATGAAGCTTTGGATATGTGTTCGGAATATTTTTTGAAATTCGGAGGTCATCATGCTGCTGCAGGACTTTCTATGGAGAAAGATAAATTTGAAGCTTTTAAAGAAAAATTCGAAAGAATAGTTTCCGAAAAAATTAAAGAGCACCAAAAAGAGCCTTCTATTAACATAGATGCTGAGATTAATATCGAAGATATTAATAGAGAATTTATCAATTTTCACAGAAAACTGGCTCCGTTCGGACCTCACAATATGAAGCCTATATTGGCACTTACCAATCAGAAACTTTCCGGGTACATTAAGACAATGGGAAAAGATAATAATCACCTTAAATTCTATGTAAAACAAGAATCTACAGGCAGAAATATTGAATGTGTCGGTTTTAAACTAGGTCAGTATGCAGATGATTTCAGAACCAAAAGCTTTGATCTGGCTTTCACTTTAGAAGAAAACCACTGGAAAGGCAATATTACGCACTATCTTAATATTAAAGATGTAAAATTCAGGGATTAA